CCGAGCGTGCCAGACGCGCCGGTGATGAGGACGCGGCGCCCGGCGGCGGGCCGGCGGGGTGTCAGGAGCGAGAGCTTCATGCGGGGACCTCCTGGGAGACGGGACGGAAGGTGACGGCGCCGCGATCGGCGCGGGCGGCGCCGGCAGCGATCTCCTTCGGCACGGCAGCGACGTACTCGTCGAAGTCGATGCGCATCATGGGCCGCTTGTTCCCCCATCGGGCGACGGCGGCGGCATACGTCGACTCCACGACCGCTCGCTGCTCGTCCGGCGCGGGCAGGCCGTAGCGGCCGCCGAGGTGCGCCGCGACGAGCTTGCCCTGTGCCTCGACCACGGGCAGCGCGGCGCCCGTCGACTGCATGAGTCCCACGAACGCCAGACCGGGATCGTCGAGGTGGAACACCCGCTGGTAGAGCGGCAGTCGCTCCGGGTCGGCGCCGATCCACCGCTCACCCAGGAACGGGATCGTGACGCGATAGCCGGTCGCCCACACGATGACGTCGGCCTCGTCGGACGTGCCGTCCGTGAAGTGGACACGCGATCCCTCGAAGCGTTCGATACCGGGCCGCGGGACGACCTCGCCGTGCGTGACGCGGTGCAGGATCGTGTCGCTGATCGTCGGGTGGTTCTGGAACAGGCCGCCGGCGGGGGCAGGGAGGCCGTACGACTGCGGTGTGCCCACCGCGACCCGCAGCATCGTCTCGGCGACCTTCTGGCGAACCCGCCACGGCAGCGCCGACAACAGGGCGCCGGTCGCGTCGGCGGGCCGGCCGAAGAGGTACTTCGGCACGATGTGGACGCCGTGGCGCGCCGACAGCAGCACCGGGCCGCTGCCCACGTACGAGGCGTCGACCGCGATGTCCATCGCAGAGTTGCCCATCCCGACGACCATGACGCGCCGGCCCGCGAACTGCGAGGCGCTGCGGTAGTCGTGCGCGTGCATCTGCTCGCCGTCGAACGTCCCGGGGTACTGCGGCTCGGGCCAGCGCGGGTCCCAGTTGTGGCCGTTCGCGACGACGACCGCGTCGAAGGTCTCGGCGGTCTCGACGTCGCCCGTGCGGGACACGACGGTCCAGCCGGTGTCGGTGCGGTCGACCGAAACGACCTCGGTCCCGAATCGGATCCGCTCGGTGACGCCGAAGCGCTCGGCGTAGTCCGCGAGGTAGCCCGCGATCATCGCGGCGGACGGGTAGTCGGGCCAGTCGGCCGGCATCGGGAAGTCCGCGAACTCGGTGCGGCCCTTGCTCGTGTTGAGGTGCAACGAGTCGTAGGCCGGCGACAGGCCGCTGGCGTTCCCCTGGACCCACAGGCCGCCGGGCCGGTCGCCCAGTTCCAGGACGGTGACGTCCAGGCCCTCGTCCAGCAGTGACTTGGCGGTCGTCAGACCGGCGGCGCCGGCGCCGACAACGGCGACATGAGCAGGCATGTGGGTGATTCCTTCGTGTGACGTGCGTCTCGACGCGGTCATTCAATCGCATGATGGAGAGGAGCGCAAGCAACTCTCACCAGGAGAAACGGAATCCATCAACTGATGGAGCCATGGCGTAGGGTGACGCCATGAGCGAGCAGCCGTCGAGCCGTGACCGCATCCTGGCCGCCGCCTCGCGGCTGTTCGCCGAGCGCGGGTACGACGCCACCAGCACGCGCGCGATCGCTGAGGCCGTCGGCCTCAACATCGCCACGGTGGCCTATCACGTGGGCGGCAAGAGCGACCTCTACCGCGAGGTCATGCGCGAGGCGCACATCGCCCAGCGCGACTCCGTCGAGCAGGCGCTGACCACCCTCCCCGACACCGAGTCGACGCCCGAGGCGGCGCGCGCCGGACTGCACGCCTTCATCGACGCGTACCTGAGCTTCTGCGTGGCCCACCCCGACGTCCCCGCGCTGTGGATGCGACGCTGGCTCGCCGAGGGCGAGATGCTGTCCGAACTCGAGAGCGAGTTCACCGGCCCGCTCGTCGAGCGGGTCGCCGGTCGCGTCCGCGCGCTGCTCGAGAGCGCCCACGTCACGACGAACGCCGACCTGGACCTGCTCGTCTACACGATCGTGTGGACGACCCACGCCTTCAGCCGGGCCGGCGTGGTCGACCCCACGGGTACCCGGGCCCAGCCCACGGATCACCCGACATTCGAGCGATTCCGGCGCCACCTGCACGACCTCGTCGACGGCGCTCTCTCCCTGCCCGTCGCCTGATCCGCGTCACACGACACGGACCGGACTGAGCGGAATTTCGTTAGACAGTTTAACCTTCTAGCGTGAATCGCCGCGCTCAACGCACCTTTCCCCTGGCTCATCTCGTGGGCCCCAAGCGATCGATCGTGGTCGTGTTGCTCGGCCTCGTGGTCGCCGGCCTGATCATGGCGTTCGCGCCCGATCCGACCACCGGCTCGGAGGCCGGCTCGAACCTGCCGGACTCCGCGGAGTCGTCCCAGGCCCGGGCCGCGCTGAAGAAGCTGCCGAACGCGGACGAGGCGCCGGCCATCGTCGTCTACTCCAAGGACAGCGGACTCGACGGGCGTGACCTGGCGGCGATCGCCGAACGCTCGCGCGCCATCGCGTCCGAGCTCGGCGTCGAGGTCAGCCCGCCGGTGCCCGCCGAGGACCAGTCCGCCGCACTCGTCGCCGTGCCGTTCGAGACGGGCCTGGAGTCCGACGAGAACAAGGACCGGGTCAAGGAGCTGCGCGACCTCGCGAAGCAGGACCTGCCCGACGGCGTGAAGGCCCAGGTCACGGGCGCACCGGCCGTCCAGGCCGACCTCGGTGCCGTGTTCGCCGGTGCCGACGTGCGCCTGCTGGCCGTCACCGCCGCGGTCGTGGCCATCCTGCTCATCGTCACGTACCGCAGCCCGTGGCTGTGGCTCGTGCCCCTGACCGTCATCGGCATCGGCGACCGGGTGGCCGCCCGCGCGCTCGAGGGCGTCTCGGGCGCGTTCGACGTGGGCATCGACGGCTCCATCACCGGCATCACGTCCGTCCTCGTCTTCGGCGCCGGCACCAACTACGCCCTGCTGCTGATCGCCCGCTATCGCGAGGAGCTGCGCCGCCACTCGTCGCGGCACGAGGCCATGCGCACCGCCCTCGGCGGAGCGGCCCCGGCCATCTTGTCCAGCTCGGGCACCGTGGTCCTCGCACTGCTGTCGCTGCTGATCGCCGACTCGCCGTTCGTCAGCGCGATCGGCTGGTCCGGGGCGCTCGGCATCGCGGTCGCCGTGGCGTTCGCCCTGCTCGTGCTGCCCTCGGCCATGGTCATCCCGGGTCGCTGGCTGTTCTGGCCGTTCGTCCCGCACGAGGGCGACGCCGACCCGGCCGAGAAGGGCTGGTGGTTCCGCGTCGGCAAGGCGGTCACCTCCAGGCCGTGGCCGACCACGATCGCGGCCCTCGCGGTGCTGACGGCCATGGCCGCGGGCCTGCTGGGCCTGAACACGGGCCTGGGCCAGAGCGAGCAGTTCCTCGACACCCCGGAGTCGATCACCGCCCAGGAGACCCTGCAGGACGCGTTCCCCGCCGGCATCTCCTCGCCGACCACGGTGGTCACCTCACCGGACAAGGTCGAGTCCGTCGTGGCCGCGGCGAACCAGGTCGAGGGCGTCGAGAGCGCCCGGCCCGCGAACGCGTCGGACGACCTCGCCGAGGTGCAGGTCGTGCTCTCGGTCGAGCCCGAGAGCGAGAAGGCCCTGACCACCATCGAAGGCCTCCGCACGGCCGTGCACGACGCCGATCCGGACTCGCTCGTGGGTGGCACCGACGCGCAGGCCCTGGACGAGAACCAGACGGCGTCCGACGACCGCTGGCGCGTCATCCCGATCGTGCTCGTGATCGTGCTGATCATGCTGCTGGTGCTGCTGCGCTCGGTCGTGGCCGCGGTCCTGCTGTGTGCGACGACCGTGCTGTCCTACCTGTCCGCCCTGGGTGTCGGCTGGGTGCTGTTCGACCGGGTGCTCGGCTGGTCGGCGATGGACGTCAGCACGCCGCTGCTCGCGTTCATCTTCCTGGTCGCGCTGGGCGTGGACTACAACATCTTCCTGACCGCGCGAGCGCGCGAGGAGATGGTCGTGACGGGCGATGCGACGGCCTCGATCGTCAAGGCGCTCGCCGTCACGGGCGGCGTCATCACGAGCGCCGGCATCCTGCTGGCCGCCGTGTTCGCCGTCCTGGGCGTGCTGCCGCTCGTGCTGCTGGCGCAGCTCGGCGTCATCGTCGGATTCGGCGTGCTGCTGGACACCGTGCTGGTGCGTGGCGTCGCGACACCGGCCATCGTGGCGCTGTGCGGCCGCTGGTTCTGGTGGCCCAGCAAGATCTCCCGATGACGAAAGGCTCCGGCGGTCGGTGAGACCGACCGCCGGAGCCGCCCGGGCACCGCAGTGCCCCTACAGGTGTCGCTTCAGTGGAGTCCGTCGTCAGACGACGGAAGGAGACATCGCCCAGCTGCTCAACTGGCGGCCGGGCCTCCCAGTTCCTTGGCGAGATCTACGTACTGGTCCGGGATCGGGTCACCGGACTCTCCGTGAAGCTCTCGGGCCAGATCATTGAAATCGGTGTCCAATGTCCGGTACTTGAGATCGCGAGCGACCTTGGTCTGCTTCGCTTTCGCACGGCCGCGGCCCATGGGCTCGACCCCCTCGCACTCAGTGGTTCACAATGTCGTGCTCCCAAGCGTACCGAAACGTTCCCAGAAAGCATGCAGGGCCCCCGGTTCGGCGCGTTCGCGAACCGGTATTGCAGCGAATATTTCAGATGAGAGTGACCGAACCGCCCGGTCCGTGCTCGTCGGCGGCGCCGACCTCGCCCGCGATCCAGGCGTCGACGCCGTGCTCGGCCAGCAGGGAGACGGCCGCGTCGGCGGCGTCGGGGGCCACGATCGCGACCATGCCGACGCCCATGTTCAGCGCCTGGTCCAGGTCGGCCTGGGCGACGCCGCCCAGCTGACCGACGAGGCCGAAGACCGGTGCCGGGGTCCAGGACGAGCGGTCGAGCCGGACCGAGACCGACTCGGGCAGCACCCGCTCGAGGTTGGCCGCCAGGCCTCCGCCGGTGATGTGCGACATCGCGTGCACCTCGACGGCGTCGGCCAGCGCCAGGCAGGGCTTGGTGTAGAGCCGCGTGGGCGTGAGGAGCTCCTCGCCCAGAGTGCGGCCGAACTCGGGGACCTCGCGGTCGAGCTTCCACCCGGCGATGTCGAAGAAGACGTGACGCACCAGCGAGTAGCCGTTCGAGTGCAGACCCGAGGACGCCATCGCGATCACGACGTCGCCCGCGCGGACCCGATCGGCGCCCAGCAGGCGGTCGGCCTCGACGACACCCGTGGTGGAGCCGGCGATGTCGTACTCGTCGGGGGCCAGCAGGCCCGGGTGCTCGGCGGTCTCGCCGCCGAGCAGGGCGGTGCCCGTCTCGGCGCACGCCTCGGCGATGCCCTTGACGATGTCGGCGATCCGCTCGGGCACGACCTTGCCGGTCGCGATGTAGTCGGTCAGGAACAGCGGCTCGGCGCCGCAGACCACGAGGTCGTCGACCAGCATGCCGACGAGGTCGAAGCCGATCGTGTCGTGGCGGTCCATCGCCTGGGCGATGGCGACCTTGGTACCGACGCCGTCGGCACTGGTGGCCAGCAACGGCCGCGTGTAGGACTTGAGAGCGGAGGCGTCGAACAGGCCGGCGAAGCCGCCGATCCCGCCCACGACCTCGGGACGGGTCGCGCGGGCGACCCACTGCTTCATGAGCTCGACGGCGCGGTCGCCCGCTTCGATCGAGACTCCGGCGGAGGCATACGAGGTCACTGGATCACCTTCAAGGGCTCGGTCCCGTTGGCCGGCAGCTCCAGGAGGTGCTTGCCGATGAGGTCGTCGTCGGGCAGCTCGATCGGGTAGACCCCGTCGAAGCAGGCCCGGCAGAGGTTGTCGCCCGGGACGTTGGTCGCCTCGATCAGGTCGTCGAGCTCGACGTAGGACAGGCTGTCGGCGCCGATGGAACGGCGGATCTCGTCGACGCTCAGGCCGGTGGCGATCAACTCG
Above is a window of Aeromicrobium senzhongii DNA encoding:
- the purM gene encoding phosphoribosylformylglycinamidine cyclo-ligase, producing the protein MTSYASAGVSIEAGDRAVELMKQWVARATRPEVVGGIGGFAGLFDASALKSYTRPLLATSADGVGTKVAIAQAMDRHDTIGFDLVGMLVDDLVVCGAEPLFLTDYIATGKVVPERIADIVKGIAEACAETGTALLGGETAEHPGLLAPDEYDIAGSTTGVVEADRLLGADRVRAGDVVIAMASSGLHSNGYSLVRHVFFDIAGWKLDREVPEFGRTLGEELLTPTRLYTKPCLALADAVEVHAMSHITGGGLAANLERVLPESVSVRLDRSSWTPAPVFGLVGQLGGVAQADLDQALNMGVGMVAIVAPDAADAAVSLLAEHGVDAWIAGEVGAADEHGPGGSVTLI
- a CDS encoding DUF3073 domain-containing protein; translation: MGRGRAKAKQTKVARDLKYRTLDTDFNDLARELHGESGDPIPDQYVDLAKELGGPAAS
- a CDS encoding MMPL family transporter — its product is MNRRAQRTFPLAHLVGPKRSIVVVLLGLVVAGLIMAFAPDPTTGSEAGSNLPDSAESSQARAALKKLPNADEAPAIVVYSKDSGLDGRDLAAIAERSRAIASELGVEVSPPVPAEDQSAALVAVPFETGLESDENKDRVKELRDLAKQDLPDGVKAQVTGAPAVQADLGAVFAGADVRLLAVTAAVVAILLIVTYRSPWLWLVPLTVIGIGDRVAARALEGVSGAFDVGIDGSITGITSVLVFGAGTNYALLLIARYREELRRHSSRHEAMRTALGGAAPAILSSSGTVVLALLSLLIADSPFVSAIGWSGALGIAVAVAFALLVLPSAMVIPGRWLFWPFVPHEGDADPAEKGWWFRVGKAVTSRPWPTTIAALAVLTAMAAGLLGLNTGLGQSEQFLDTPESITAQETLQDAFPAGISSPTTVVTSPDKVESVVAAANQVEGVESARPANASDDLAEVQVVLSVEPESEKALTTIEGLRTAVHDADPDSLVGGTDAQALDENQTASDDRWRVIPIVLVIVLIMLLVLLRSVVAAVLLCATTVLSYLSALGVGWVLFDRVLGWSAMDVSTPLLAFIFLVALGVDYNIFLTARAREEMVVTGDATASIVKALAVTGGVITSAGILLAAVFAVLGVLPLVLLAQLGVIVGFGVLLDTVLVRGVATPAIVALCGRWFWWPSKISR
- a CDS encoding TetR/AcrR family transcriptional regulator — protein: MSEQPSSRDRILAAASRLFAERGYDATSTRAIAEAVGLNIATVAYHVGGKSDLYREVMREAHIAQRDSVEQALTTLPDTESTPEAARAGLHAFIDAYLSFCVAHPDVPALWMRRWLAEGEMLSELESEFTGPLVERVAGRVRALLESAHVTTNADLDLLVYTIVWTTHAFSRAGVVDPTGTRAQPTDHPTFERFRRHLHDLVDGALSLPVA
- a CDS encoding flavin-containing monooxygenase; protein product: MPAHVAVVGAGAAGLTTAKSLLDEGLDVTVLELGDRPGGLWVQGNASGLSPAYDSLHLNTSKGRTEFADFPMPADWPDYPSAAMIAGYLADYAERFGVTERIRFGTEVVSVDRTDTGWTVVSRTGDVETAETFDAVVVANGHNWDPRWPEPQYPGTFDGEQMHAHDYRSASQFAGRRVMVVGMGNSAMDIAVDASYVGSGPVLLSARHGVHIVPKYLFGRPADATGALLSALPWRVRQKVAETMLRVAVGTPQSYGLPAPAGGLFQNHPTISDTILHRVTHGEVVPRPGIERFEGSRVHFTDGTSDEADVIVWATGYRVTIPFLGERWIGADPERLPLYQRVFHLDDPGLAFVGLMQSTGAALPVVEAQGKLVAAHLGGRYGLPAPDEQRAVVESTYAAAVARWGNKRPMMRIDFDEYVAAVPKEIAAGAARADRGAVTFRPVSQEVPA